The Methylobacterium durans nucleotide sequence ACTACGATGAACCAGCCATCCTCCGTTCGTGAAGGGCCTCGATGTGTCTCAGGAGCGCTGACGGCGGACAGTCGGCTGTTGAGCACCCCCAAGATCCGGCAGGCCTGTGTCGCGGCAAAGGACCTGATGAAGGCGGAGAGCGGCGTGTCGGCCGCGTGCGATGCGATCGAGGCGCTTTGTCTGATCGCAGCATGAAGTTGAGCTGGCCGCCGGATATGCACCGGGCACGCTCCCGGGAGGATGAGGCAGCCCGCCTCCGCGCGAGATGATGCGCTCAACCCTGCGAGTCCGCGCTTGGGAGGTCGATCAGGTCGCCCGGTTATCCGGCGAGATGTAGTCGCCGGAGGTTGCCGTCCTCAGTAACCCCAGCCGTAGTAGGGCCCCCAGTAGTAGCCGGCCGGCGCGTACCCGTAGCCGTTGCAATAGGGATCGTAGACGCTGCAGTAGGGATAGCCGTACCCGTAGCCGAGAGCCGTGCCGGCGGCGAGCCCGAGCCCGAGACCAGCCAAGCCCCAACCGTAGCCACCACGCCAGCCATAGCCGCGCCAGCCGTAGCCGCCACCACGCCAGCCGTAGCCGCGACCGCCGTAGAAGCCGCCGCGGTATCCACCGAAGCCGCCTCGGAAGCCTGCTCCGGCAAAGCCGCCGCGGAAGCCGCCGCCAGCGAAGCCACCTCGGAAACCGCCTCCGCCAAAGCCACCGCCGCGGAACCCGCCACCGCCGAAGCCGCCTCCCCGGAATCCGCCGCCGCCGAAGCCGCGTGCGTCCGCGGGATCAGGTGCAAAGGCCAGAGCGGCAAGGACCACTCCGGCCGCAACCGCAACACGTTTCATGATTGCACCTCCGAACGAAAACCCTCCCGTGATGAAACGCGGGTGCGGTGAAGCTCGTTCTGGGCAGATTGTGTTGAAAAACTCGGGTGTTGCGGCGGTAGTCGTGAGGTGATTCACTTCTGTCGAGAGACGGAGACCGAAGCAGATGATGGGACCTCGGCAAGTCGAGCAGGGTGCCCTGTTCTACGAGTTCTCGCTCGATACACATATCCCAGCCGACCATCTGCTGCGCGCCATCGACCGCTTCGTTGACCTGTCGGGTCTACGCGCGCACCTGCAGCCGTTCTACAGCTCGACGGGCCGGCCCTCGGTCGACCCCGAGTTGATGATCCGCATGCTGCTCATCGGCTACTGCTTCGGCATCCGATCCGAGCGCCGCCTGTGCGACGAGGTCCACCTCAATCTCGCCTATCGCTGGTTCTGCCGGCTCGGGCTCGACGGCCGGGTGCCGGACCATTCGACCTTCTCCAAGAACCGCCATGGCCGCTTCCGCGACAGCGACCTGCTGCGCTGCTTGTTCGAGACCGTGCTCGCCCGCTGCATCGCCGAGGGGCTCGTGGGCGGCGAGGGCTTCGCGGTCGACGCCAGCCTTATCAAGGCTGATGCCAACCGGCAGAAGGGTGTTGAGGGTACGAACGGCCTGCCACCCGAGAGCGTCAGCCGCGCCGCCCGGGAGTACCTGGCTGTGCTCGACGACGCCGCGTTCGGAGCTGCGACGCCGGTCGTGCCTAAGCTCGTTTCCCCCGCCGACCCGGCCGCGCGCTGGACGGGTGCGGACGGTGGGCTGGCCTACTTCGCCTACGCGGCCAACTACCTGATCGACCTCGACCACGCGGTCATCGTGGACGTCGAGCCGACCACCGCGATCCGGCAGGCCGAGGTCACGGCCGCCAAGCGCATGATCGTGCGCTCGCGCGAGCGCTTCGACCTCTACCCGGCCCGGCTCGCCGGTGACAGCGGTTACGGCTCGGCCGCGATGCTGGGCTGGCTCGCCCACGAGCAGGGCATCGAGCCGCACATCCCCGTCTTCGATAAGTCCGAGCGCCGCGACGGCACCTTCAGCCGGTCGGCCTTCACCTACGACCCTGGCGCCGACGCCTACACCTGCCCGGCCGGCAAGCACCTGCGGCAACGCCAGAAGGTCTATCGGTCACCGCCCCCGCTCGTCGACGCAGACGGGATGCTGCGCTACCGCGCGAGCAAGTACGACTGCGAAGCTTGCGCGCTGAAGCCACGATGCTGCCCCAACGCATCCGCCCGCAAGATCCCACGCTCGATCCACGAGGGCGCCCGGCAGATGGCGCGCGACATCTGCGCCTCGGAGGCGGGCCGTACCTCGCGGCGTGAGCGCAAGAAGGTCGAGATGCTGTTTGCCCACCTTAAGCGGATCCTGCGGCTGGATCGGCTTCGGTTGCGGGGGCCAGACGGGGCCCGAGACGAGTTCCACCTCGCGGCCGCCGCCCAGAACCTACGGAAGCTGGCCAAGCTGATCCCGCTGGGGCAGCCGAGCCTAGCCTGACCGGCTGGCGGGAGCCCCCCCGGCCAAGCACCCGGTCAAATCTCAATCCAGGCCAACCGCGAGTTTTTCAACGAAATCGGCAGATTCCGGACGGTTCGACCAATAGGTGCGTCTGGATCTTACCGAGGCGAGCATGCGAACGCCTGGTCGCGAGGGAAGCTCGCTTCCAGGCGCCAGGTGTTTGTCGGAGATCGCTGTCTCATTGAGACGAGGGATCAACGGGTGCCCACAACGTGAGTTCCGGGCTGTCCGGAACCGGACCACACCTGCTCCCGCAAGCGCTTCATCAGGCTCATGAAGCCTTGAGGACGCTGCGATCATGGACTTCGACGCCGATCTCGTCCCTTGGGTTGTGGCAGGGTTCTGGATCTCGCTCCGGTGCAGCCAACCGCCGCTGGCGTCTTCCGCGTCACCGACCGCGCAGTACGCAGGTCGAACGCCGTTAGCGTCTCCGGCCAGAGCACAATACAAGCGGCTTCACGTCAGTCGCAGCCGCTAAATTCGTATGCGCCCAGAAATTCATTGCAGAGGCCCTGGGCGCAGGGCGATACGGTGTAGTAGTAGTATCTCGCCGGGACTGCGTTGCATTTGGCCCGGCCGTACTGCCTCAGAACACGGACATTCTGCTGAAGATGCCGTGCGTTCCGAGAGGAAATGCCGCCGATCCTGAGTTGGATAGGTCTCTCGACGGAACGATCCGGTGCAGCGAAGGCCGGCGCTGTCAATGGATAGGGTGCCAGACAGACGAGCATGAGAAGGGCCGTGTGCCGCGTCATGGTTGCCCTCCGTGGCAAGAGAAGCTGCGGTTGTGCTGCGGCTGTTTTCTTATCTCTGATTGCCGGATTCCGGTCATTCTAAAAGGAGGTAGTGAGGCGCTCGCAAGACCAACTCAACGTCCGGAGTAGGGTAGACGGTCCGATCGCCAAAGCTGCCTCGAATGTGCGGGCAGAGCTGATCGCGGCCTTCGGCGCGCATTGGAGGACGTTGCGATCCGCGGGTTAGTCCTTTGGCGTCGGCCTGCAAATCACCCCTGCTGCAAATATCAAGGGCCGTGCGTTGGCGCGAAAAATCTTGGCGAGGAAATGCCGGAATGGGCCGGTCTTCGCTTCATCGCGAGGCCAAAAGGTTGAAATTACAGCGCCTTTGGCAACTTGCTGAGAGCTGGCCGGATGTCCCGACAGATCAAGCGGGATCTCCAACTCGGCCGTAAGGTCCGAGCGATGAAGGCGGGTGAGCCTGTTTTCCGCCCATGTCGGCAATGGCTCACTTCTACCAAGCCTCGTTGAGCAGGACTCACGCTGGGTAGCGGTGCAGCACGGGTCGTGATTCATTTCTCGGGTTTGTAGCCTGAGGAGGATGGGATGGCCGCTCCTGTGCCGCTGCGGCCAGACTTCGATGCCGAGGCCTTGCGAGCTCTGGCCAAGAGCTCGCGCGACCCGGATCAGACCCGTCGCCTGCTGGCGCTGTCAGCGATCTATGCTGGCGGCTCGCGCTCCGAGGCGGCGGCTCTCGGTGGGGTTGGCCTGCAGACGGTGCGGGACTGGGTTCTGGCCTTCAACGCCGACGGGCCGGATGGGCTGATCGGCGGCAAAGCCCCTGGAGCCCGCCCGCGCCTGAACGCTGAGCAGCGTGAGGCGCTGCGGGCCTTGGTTGAGGCGGGACCCACGCCGGCTGCGCACGGGCTGGTGCGCTGGCGGCTGGTCGATCTCGCTCAGATCCTGGTGGAGGAGCACGGCGTCTCGGTCTCCGAGCAGACCTTGAGCCGGGTTCTGCGGGGCCTGGGCTACGCCAAGCTCTCGGCTCGTCCGCGCCATCATGCTCAGGATCAGGGCGCCATCCCGGCTTTTAAAAAGCCTTCCCCGCTCGCTTGGCGGAGGTCGCGCAGGCTGTCGGCGGCAAGCCGATAGAGGTCTGGTTCGCCGACGAGGCCCGGGTCGGTCAGAAGAACTCCATCACACGTCGTTGGGCACGCCGCGGCACACGGCCTGCAGCCTCAAAGGACCAGCGCACCGCCTCCGCCTACATCTTCGGCGCGATCTGCCCGGCTCGTGGCACGGGAGCCGGGCTCGTCATGCCCCGCTGCACCACCGAGGCGATGAACCTGCACCTGGCCGAGATCGCCAGGGCCGTCACCGCCGGTGCGCACGCTGTGCTGCTGCTCGATCAGGCCGGCTGGCACATGACCAAGAAGCTCATCGTCCCAGCCAACATCACGCTGCTGCCGCTGCCGGCGCGCTCGCCCGAGTTGAACCCGGTCGAGAACCTCTGGCAGTTCATCCGCGAGAACTGGCTCGGCAACCGGATCTTTGCGTCATACGAGGCCATCCTCGATCATTGCTGCGACGCTTGGAACAAGCTCATCGACCAACCCTGGCGCATCATGTCCATCGGCCTGCGCGCCTGGGCTCATAAGTTCTGATCAGTGAGGGTTGGTATTCGGCCGATGATCTCACGGCGCGGAGACGCTTCCATGAAAACTCTGCTGATTGCATCCACAGCCTTTGCCGCCTTGATTCTAACCAGTGTGGTAGCTGACGCGCGCGGCTTCCGAGGCGGTGGCGGCTTTCGCGGAGGTGGCGGCTTCCACGGAGCAGGCTTCCGGGGCGGCGGGTTCCGAGGTGGATTTCACGGAGTTCGGGCAGGCGGATTCCGCGGCGGCGGCTTCTACGGGGGTCGGGTGGGCGGGTTCCGTGGCGGCGTAGTGCGGCCGCCGATTGCCGGTCGGCCCGGATGGGGCGCGGGCCGACCTATCGCTGGACGGCCCGGTTGGGGCTATGGCCGCTATGGATACCGAGGCTATGGCTGGGGTGGATATCGTCCTTACGGCTACGGTCTAGCCGCAGCCGGGCTCGGAGCAGCCGCAGCCGCCGGCTATTACGGGAGCACCTACGGAGGCTGTGGGCCTTACGCCTATTACGACGCCTACTCCGGCGTCTGCCAGCCCTACTGACAAGCATCGCGGCCCGCTTGGGTCCGAGCAGTCGCCTTCTCGATCCGCCCGCATCCACACAGTGAAGTCTCACGCCATGACTCTCAGGATGGCATCTTCTCTCATCGTTGCGGCTTGTCTGACCTCGCCCGCGCTGGCTCAATCGGGGGGCTATGCGCGCCAGCCAGCGGCGCTCATCCACGGCAACTACTGCGGTGTGGGCAACAACGCGCCGCTGCCGCCCATCGATGCGCTCGATCTCGCCTGCGCCCGGCATGACGCCTGCAGCCCGAGCGGGCGCCTGCCCTCACGAGCTTGCAACCTGCGCTTCCAGCGCGAAACCGCGTTCATCTCGCGCGATCCTCGCCAGCCGGACGACCTGCGGGCGCTAGCGGGCTTCATGTCCGCCGGCGCCGCCCTTCTGCCCTTCGACCCGAGCGCTCCTGTTGTGGTGACGCGGGTGCCGGCGGCCGGGCAATATGGATGGCCTCCACCCGGCCCATACCGGCCCGCATCCTACGCTTACTAGCGCGTCGCCGAGGAGCGCGCTCGGATCGACGAGGAAGCGAGGTGAGACACTGAGATCGGTGTGCCCCTCCGTGAGCTGCCGAGGATCCCGGCTCGTTCGCAGAGCCTCTCGCAGGCTTGGAGATGAGCCGCAGAAGGGGCCTTGCTGCCCTGCTCTGCCCGGCGGAACGGGTAGTCTACGCCCATCTGCCGTCGGCTGGCCCGATGGCGGTGCTCACCGACCTGTCGGGGTATTGTCAGGAGTGGGCAGCTTGGCCTGTGCGGGCCGCGTCTCTGGCATAGCCGACCACAGCAGCATCAGCCCGCACATTCCAACCAGAGCCAGCCCGATGGCTGCTCCCCTGACCCCAATTGCAGTCGCGGACACACCGGTGAAGAACGTGCTCAGCGAGGCTCCAACCGCAACGGCCACGCCAAGTGCGCCGAGAGTTAGATTGAAGCCGCCAGTCTTGCGAGTGAGGTCAGCGGCGACCACGGTCATCATCACACCGAAAATTGCTCCGCTGAACGCATTCAGCAGACTGCCGAATACCCATGCAAGGGGACTGGGCAGCAGCATCGCATAAACGAGCCCTTGTAACGGTATGAGCGCCCAGCCGACCAGCATCAGCGGTCGCCGACCCGAGGTTTCGGCTCGTCTGCCAATCCATGGGGAAATCGCTGCCACGATCACCTGCGGCACAAGGATGATCGCCGCAACAATCAGCGTGGCATAATCGGGCCAGTGTCGTGTCACCTGTCCTGCTAAACCGGGGCCCATCGCCGCGCTGGCTGCGAAAAACAGCAAGACGCACGCTGCAAAGATCGACAGCTGCTTGTTCAGGAACACGGACTTCGCGCCCTCCCAGCTAATGCGCGTCTCTGCTTCCCCAGGCGCATCAGTCGGACGCTGGTAATCCCCGCTGATCAGCGACAGCGATAGCAACGCCGGGATGGCCAGCGTCGCGGATATGAGGAACACCGTTAGCACCGGCAAAGACGAGCCGGCGACGCCCATCGCCGCGGCTGCCAAGCCATTGCCGATAGAAGCGAAGCGCGCGTTACGACCGACCCGCTCGCTCATGCCAGCCTGTCCGACCAGCGCGAGGCTGATCGCGGCGATCCCGGGGCCGATGAGCGAACTCGCCAAGCCTTGCATCGCGAGCGCCAGGTAAACGGCAGGTCTGGCAGCGGTCACGCAGAGCAGCAATGCCGCAAGGCCCACGCCTACGATGCCAAGCATCACCGGCCAGCGCTTGTCGCGCGTGCTGTCGAGGGCGGCACCTGCGGGGATCTGGCTGACCAGGGTGCTTGTTGTGGCGATCGTCAGCGCAAAGCCGATTGCTTCCGGCGGCCACTGGTTCTTGACAAGATAGACCGTGACGAAGGAGCCGAAGCCGGTCTGCACGGCCGCGACGAAGAAGTTGACCCCGTCGAGCCCTCGACCGCTCCGGCTCGCCGCATCGCTCGAGTGCCGCATGCGATCTTACCCCTGACCCGTTATCCGCAGATCGCAGCGCACCTCCAGCGTGGCCTCCTGCTGCTTGGTATGGATATCAGGGCCGACGGCATCCGTATTGGCTCGCCATCTGGGATGGCGACAGGCCCCACTCGATCCAGCACGCCGTCGCTGGTTCAGATTCAGCACGATCGACTTCGCAATCGTCAGCACGACAAAGGCACACTTCGAGAGCCGTACCGGGTCACGGCAATCGGCAGCATACCAGGGGTGAACAGGGCAGCTTGACCGGATAGGACAACGGCCCGCCAGATCGGGGGGATCTCCGCTCGTCAGCGAGATTTCAGCTTGGCGCAGGCGAGGACGCGGCAAACGGAAGAAGCGGGCCGGCTTCGGACCATGGCGCATTGATGGTCCGACATTCCAATAGGGCTTGCCTTAATGGGGACGTTACACGAGCCGTCGGGCCCCGTTCCGCACACGTCACCCTGCATTCTCGAACGGCGGACAAGCTAACGGTTCAGGCTCTCTTGGAACAACGCTCGCAACAGCCTGCCCAGCGACGGCTCTGGCCGAAATGAGCGTCTGCTTAGCCCAGCCCCTTGCCTGAAAGCCGACATTCCGTTGTCGGCCAATCCCGGCCGGCAGCAATGCGCCCACTCTGGTCATTCATCCGGTACAGACAGCATCTCCGAAGCGAATATTCCCCGGCCGAAGGTTGCAAAACTCACTGAGCAGTTGCTGTGAGCAGTCGGAACCAGGATCGCTTCTGGCTAGGCTGCAGCCTGCACGCTGATGCTGCTGGCAGGCCGAGCTCAAATTTCTCACGCTGCTACGGAACCTGACTTTGGCTAGCACGTTACGCGCGTGCGAGGCCCTAAAGGCTCGCGGACATGGGTGCCGGCTCTCGATATCCGGCCTCCCTCGTCATCACGTTGCTCAATGGAGAATGTGGTCATGAGGACTTACGACGTTGCTCCCCTCTTCCGTTCATCGGTCGGGTTCGACCGGCTGCTCGACCTGCTCACCCAGGCCGACCGGGTCGAGCCGACGACGACCTGGCCGCACTACAACATCGAGAAGGTGGCGGAGGATGAGTACCGCATCACTATGGCGGTGGCGGGCTTTTCTCCCGACGAGATCGAGCTGACGCAGCATGACACCGCGCTCTATGTGGCCGGACAGAGGAAGGGCCAAGAGGGCGAGCGCCAGTACCTGCACCGCGGCATCGCAGCGCGCAGCTTCCGCCAGACCTTCAACTTGGCCGATCACGTGAAGGTCACGGGCGCAGGGCTCGACAACGGTCTCCTGACGATCGAGCTGAAGCGCGAGGTGCCGGAAGCCCTCAAGCCCCGCCGCATCACCATCGGTGATGAGCAGGCTGCCGTTGGTCGGGACAACGCAATGGTGCCGGTCGAGGGCCACGCCAGGGCCGCCTGAGCCCATACGCAAACAGCAGTTGAACAGACCCTCGCGGGCCTCGGAACCCGCGAGGGTCGTGCTCCCTCGTGTCCTGCCTCATCGCTTCTAGGGAGGATGATCCGTGTCGATGATGGAGACGCATCTTTCACATTCCGGCCCGATGAACCCGCCCGCCACGCAGTCGGCCTCGTTCGAGGCGTGGCAGGCGCTGGTCGCGCCCGGCGACGTGTTCCGGCATCCGCGAGAGGTGCTAGCGCACCCCCTGCTGTCCCGAGCGGACAAGCGCACGATCCTGGCGTCCTGGGCCTCGGACGCCAGCGCCCTTGAGAATGCGCCCGGCTTGCGCTGCCTGAGCGGCTGCAAGGCCGAGCCGGTCTCCGTTGATGCCGTGCTCGCAGCCCTGACCGAGTTGGACCGTGACGCCTCTCGGAAGCCGGACACGCGCCCAGCAGCAGTTGCTCCGGCTCGACGTCTGCTGCGGATCTCGGACCGGCGCCGGCACATTCGCCCGGGACGCCGAGACGATGACGACGATCCGCCGCCCTGTCCGGCGGCGGTGATGCCGCGCCCGCGCACGCCTCCGAGTGCCGCCGCACTTGCCCTCTGTGTCCCAGCGTAGCAGCAAGGAGCGTGCCTCCAGGCCGACACCAGAGGCCTGGAGGCACGTCCTGCAGCCATCCTCCAACCTGGGGTGCGCCGAGTCAGGTCTCCCTGGAACTCAGCTTGAGCTCCCTGGCCTCCACCGGCTTCTCGGTCGCAGATTCGACGGCGACGCTCCGCCGATGGCGGCCGAGATGGCGCACGCTCCTGCACAAACTGCAGCTTCAACTCCAGCGGCCCTTAGGTGATGTTCTCGATCATCATCACCAGCGTGCCCTTCATGCGGCGGCCTTCGCTGTCGCGAACCTCGACGCTGAGCTGCGCGAAGTCCCGTTCGTCAAGGAGGTGCAGCGCCAGCTCGCCGAGCACCAGCTTCGTCTGCTCGCGCGCATCAGCGGGCCCGGGTAGGTCGAGGCCCTCCTTGTCCGCGATGAACTGACCGTCATCGATGTCGAAGTAGTAGCGGGGCACGTGACCTCCTACCCGCCTGATCCGTGCTCAGCCAAGGGCCGGGAGCCGCCATTGGCATTTGGCGTGCCATCGAAAGAAGAGCCTACCCACGAGCCGTACGCAAGGACCTTTGACATTGGCCTCAGCGCCGTTTGAGCAACCTCGGTGTTCCGACTGCTTTCGGACATCGTCGAAGCGTGAGGCATGGATCGGCGCCCAATGTTGCAAGTCCCGAGAAGCCGGCATCGAAGGGCCGGAGCAGCAACGCGCTTAGATGCCGATGCGCCGCGGTTCGTGATGTGGAAACTGCGCAGTTTAGAATTGCATGAAACTGTTAGGCGTGGATCCTCGTTCAGCCGGCATAAAGCTGGCGCAGGATCGATGCAGGTGACCACGCCCTTCATCCGGAAGCTGGAACATGCCGGACCGCTCACCGACGAGGAGCGTTCGGTTCTGCTGAGCCTAACAACAACCAGCCGCAGCGTCTCGGCTCGCCAAGACATCGTCCTTGAACACCAGACGGACACGATCCCCCTGGTTCTCAGCGGCGTGGCCGGCCGCTACAAGGTCCTCGTGCATGGGACGCGCAGGATCGTCTCCTTCGCTCTGCCAGGCGATCTCTGCCGCGTCCACCCAGCCGCGACCGGCGCCCTGGACCTGCGCGTTGCCGCTCTCACCGCCTGCCATGTTTCGGATATCTCTCAAGTGAAGCTCAGGGAGGCCATCGACGCTTACCCCGGCATCAGCCGGGCGCTGTGGTGGCTCACGCTGACTGAGCTGAGCCGCGCGCGCGAATGGCTGGTGAACGACAGCCGGCCGGCAGACAGGCGTCTGGCCCATCATTTCTGCGAGTTGCTGGTCTGCCTCCAGGCAGTCGGGCTGGCGGGCGAGAACTCATTTGAGCTTGGGATCGCACAGGCCGACTATGCTGATGCGCTGGGCATCTCGTACGTTCACGTCAACCGCGTGATGCAGGCGCTGCGATCAAACGGCATGATCAGCACGGGCAAGCACCTGCTGATTTTGCCCGACGTGGAGCGCATCAAGGAGTTTGCGGAGTTCGATCCTGGCTATCTCTGCCTGGATGGGCTGGGCCTGTAGATCGTCTCTCGGGTCCGTCGCCTTTGCGGTTTCGGCCGCCTGCGGGAGGTATTCAACGGGCTGCGCTACGTGCTTCGTGACAGCATAAGGCTTCGACCCAAGCAGCGGGGCCGGCTTACTCCTCCGACAATCCCGCTTTGCGTAGCCCTTCGACTATCCTCTGGTACTCGACCAGAAACTCGGGGTTGTCGGAAAATCCGGCTGTTGCCCATTTCCTGACGGTGTAGCCAGGCATCAGCTTCAACAGCTCCGCAACCGCTGCCTCTGCTTCGGCCTTCTGGCCGGTCCAGCCATAAGCTGAAGACAAATCGATGTAAGCCAGCCAAAGCGGCCCGGCCGCGACTGATTTGCGGCACCACGCAATCGCTTCCCAGTCACGCGCCAAGTGCGTATACGCATGACACATATGGAAAAGCCAGAAATTCATCGCTGGATCATGCGGACTTAGACGTATGGCTTTCTCGATGAGCGGCAGTGCTTCGTTCGACTTGGCGAGCAGAATCTTCGTGTGCCCAAGTTCCTCGTAGGCTACAGCCAAATTCCGATCGTACTTGATGGCGATCTCGAACTCGGGAACGGCCAACTGATGCTTCTTCCTTGCCTTCAGTATTTCGCCCTTCACGAAGTGGGCCATTGCGTTCGTTGGCGCATCGGAGAGGACGGGCGTGATGGCCTCGTCTGCTGCGGTCAGATCTTCAGCAGGCTTTGTGCTCCAACGGAGCCACACGAAATATGACAAGGCCCGTGCTTTTCCCACCAACGCTGAGGTAAGTTTGGGATCTAGCTTAAGAGAGCGGTCGAAGAGCTTAATTGCTTCCTGCAGATGCGCCGGACTGGGAGCTCGGTTGAGGGCAGCCCAGCCACGCATGGCAAAATCGCCGGCGTCAGGGTTGTTGGGACGCTCCCGAAGGGAGCGAAGGCTCTCGGCCTGTGTGAGTTGAACATCGAGTGAGCGGGCGAGCCGGGCCACGGATTCGACCTGTAGCTCGCCCAGATGGCTGCGGTCCCCTTCGAACCGGTCCGCCCAGATGTGCGCACCCGTCTCCGCCGAGATCAGCTGGGCATTCAGCACGACCTGCTCGCCAGTGCGACGCACACTTCCCGCCAACACATACCGGACACCGAGATCGCGACCGATCTGCTTCACGTCGACAGCCTTCCCCTTGTAGGTAAAGGCGGTGTTGCGGGCGATCACGAAGCTGCCCGCGAGAT carries:
- a CDS encoding transposase, which codes for MMGPRQVEQGALFYEFSLDTHIPADHLLRAIDRFVDLSGLRAHLQPFYSSTGRPSVDPELMIRMLLIGYCFGIRSERRLCDEVHLNLAYRWFCRLGLDGRVPDHSTFSKNRHGRFRDSDLLRCLFETVLARCIAEGLVGGEGFAVDASLIKADANRQKGVEGTNGLPPESVSRAAREYLAVLDDAAFGAATPVVPKLVSPADPAARWTGADGGLAYFAYAANYLIDLDHAVIVDVEPTTAIRQAEVTAAKRMIVRSRERFDLYPARLAGDSGYGSAAMLGWLAHEQGIEPHIPVFDKSERRDGTFSRSAFTYDPGADAYTCPAGKHLRQRQKVYRSPPPLVDADGMLRYRASKYDCEACALKPRCCPNASARKIPRSIHEGARQMARDICASEAGRTSRRERKKVEMLFAHLKRILRLDRLRLRGPDGARDEFHLAAAAQNLRKLAKLIPLGQPSLA
- a CDS encoding IS630 family transposase (programmed frameshift) produces the protein MAAPVPLRPDFDAEALRALAKSSRDPDQTRRLLALSAIYAGGSRSEAAALGGVGLQTVRDWVLAFNADGPDGLIGGKAPGARPRLNAEQREALRALVEAGPTPAAHGLVRWRLVDLAQILVEEHGVSVSEQTLSRVLRGLGYAKLSARPRHHAQDQGAIPAFKKPFPARLAEVAQAVGGKPIEVWFADEARVGQKNSITRRWARRGTRPAASKDQRTASAYIFGAICPARGTGAGLVMPRCTTEAMNLHLAEIARAVTAGAHAVLLLDQAGWHMTKKLIVPANITLLPLPARSPELNPVENLWQFIRENWLGNRIFASYEAILDHCCDAWNKLIDQPWRIMSIGLRAWAHKF
- a CDS encoding MFS transporter, which gives rise to MRHSSDAASRSGRGLDGVNFFVAAVQTGFGSFVTVYLVKNQWPPEAIGFALTIATTSTLVSQIPAGAALDSTRDKRWPVMLGIVGVGLAALLLCVTAARPAVYLALAMQGLASSLIGPGIAAISLALVGQAGMSERVGRNARFASIGNGLAAAAMGVAGSSLPVLTVFLISATLAIPALLSLSLISGDYQRPTDAPGEAETRISWEGAKSVFLNKQLSIFAACVLLFFAASAAMGPGLAGQVTRHWPDYATLIVAAIILVPQVIVAAISPWIGRRAETSGRRPLMLVGWALIPLQGLVYAMLLPSPLAWVFGSLLNAFSGAIFGVMMTVVAADLTRKTGGFNLTLGALGVAVAVGASLSTFFTGVSATAIGVRGAAIGLALVGMCGLMLLWSAMPETRPAQAKLPTPDNTPTGR
- a CDS encoding Hsp20 family protein — protein: MRTYDVAPLFRSSVGFDRLLDLLTQADRVEPTTTWPHYNIEKVAEDEYRITMAVAGFSPDEIELTQHDTALYVAGQRKGQEGERQYLHRGIAARSFRQTFNLADHVKVTGAGLDNGLLTIELKREVPEALKPRRITIGDEQAAVGRDNAMVPVEGHARAA
- a CDS encoding DUF6894 family protein, translating into MPRYYFDIDDGQFIADKEGLDLPGPADAREQTKLVLGELALHLLDERDFAQLSVEVRDSEGRRMKGTLVMMIENIT
- a CDS encoding Crp/Fnr family transcriptional regulator; translation: MTTPFIRKLEHAGPLTDEERSVLLSLTTTSRSVSARQDIVLEHQTDTIPLVLSGVAGRYKVLVHGTRRIVSFALPGDLCRVHPAATGALDLRVAALTACHVSDISQVKLREAIDAYPGISRALWWLTLTELSRAREWLVNDSRPADRRLAHHFCELLVCLQAVGLAGENSFELGIAQADYADALGISYVHVNRVMQALRSNGMISTGKHLLILPDVERIKEFAEFDPGYLCLDGLGL
- a CDS encoding adenylate/guanylate cyclase domain-containing protein; this encodes MVADIVGYSRLMGADEAGTLRRLKALRRELIDPRIAASHGRIVKTMGDGLLVEFPSPLRAVACAVRIQRDLLGRDADLTPERQLRLRFGINVGDVVAEPDGDLYGDGVNVAARLEPLAEPGGLCISRSVHDQVRDKLPYRFEDLGKRELKNIARPIGIFALTAAAVATLPRQVDEDEPGEAQQDPADGKFAGRRLVPQRLLLAACIAALLAAGGTGWWWFARRAAEPAIDGTTQVVAAPKPVPGLSLVVLPFTNLSNDPEQEFFADGLTEDLTTDLSHLAGSFVIARNTAFTYKGKAVDVKQIGRDLGVRYVLAGSVRRTGEQVVLNAQLISAETGAHIWADRFEGDRSHLGELQVESVARLARSLDVQLTQAESLRSLRERPNNPDAGDFAMRGWAALNRAPSPAHLQEAIKLFDRSLKLDPKLTSALVGKARALSYFVWLRWSTKPAEDLTAADEAITPVLSDAPTNAMAHFVKGEILKARKKHQLAVPEFEIAIKYDRNLAVAYEELGHTKILLAKSNEALPLIEKAIRLSPHDPAMNFWLFHMCHAYTHLARDWEAIAWCRKSVAAGPLWLAYIDLSSAYGWTGQKAEAEAAVAELLKLMPGYTVRKWATAGFSDNPEFLVEYQRIVEGLRKAGLSEE